A DNA window from Aestuariispira ectoiniformans contains the following coding sequences:
- the yihA gene encoding ribosome biogenesis GTP-binding protein YihA/YsxC has product MEFDDDQIERGRHLFAQACEFLLSVTSLKTLPDANYPEVAFAGRSNVGKSSLVNALTGRKTLARTSNTPGRTKQLNFFNLGRRLMLVDLPGHGYARASKEDIRIWTGLVKDYLRGRSNLKRLCLLVDARHGFKASDHDLMDMLDEAGVAYQIILTKIDKVKRAQVDDTAQKVEKEIKTRAAAHPFLFRTSSQTGQGVPEVRALLSELALEEPLR; this is encoded by the coding sequence ATGGAATTCGACGACGACCAGATAGAACGCGGGCGCCATTTGTTTGCACAGGCCTGCGAGTTCCTGCTCAGCGTGACCTCGCTCAAGACGCTGCCGGACGCCAATTACCCCGAAGTTGCCTTCGCGGGCCGGTCCAACGTGGGCAAATCCAGTCTGGTGAATGCCCTGACGGGACGGAAGACCCTGGCGCGGACCAGTAATACGCCGGGCCGGACCAAACAGTTGAACTTCTTCAACCTGGGCCGCCGCCTGATGCTGGTGGACCTGCCGGGCCATGGCTATGCACGGGCCTCCAAAGAGGATATCCGCATCTGGACGGGGCTTGTGAAAGATTATCTGCGTGGGCGCAGCAACCTGAAACGGCTTTGTTTGCTGGTCGACGCGCGCCATGGCTTCAAGGCATCGGACCACGATCTGATGGATATGCTGGACGAGGCGGGGGTTGCCTATCAGATTATCCTGACCAAGATCGACAAGGTAAAAAGGGCGCAGGTGGATGACACCGCGCAAAAGGTCGAGAAGGAAATCAAGACACGGGCGGCAGCGCATCCCTTCCTGTTCAGGACCAGCTCCCAGACGGGGCAGGGGGTTCCGGAAGTCCGTGCCCTGCTGTCGGAATTGGCTTTGGAAGAGCCTCTGAGGTAG
- the yidC gene encoding membrane protein insertase YidC produces MDQKNVVLAVVLSIAILVGWNLYEQSQVKDLPPPQETAEGTATPAPASASNAQATTQPQVGGAATAVARDRKDVLVETPRVTIKAPKLSGSINLKGARVDDLTLSEYEVDLDHPDDKVVLLQPAGSQNPYFVNFNWWLDKGFTAPDNNTVWTADSDTLAPGKPVTLSWTNPQGVTFQQILGLDDDYMFSVKQRIVNNSGKPVQAAPYGLISRIGTPKVLGYYLLHEGMLGVFNDKLEEIKYKDLKDEPTAKNDTTGGWLGITDKYWLTALVPDQKSDVKTSFRATPRGDDFSYQADFLAPATTIAAGATQEMGSHFFAGAKKKSLLDQYAEEYQIPKFDLAIDFGYLYFLTKPIFYAIHWLHSFLGNFGLAIIVLTFGIKALLFPLANKSYRSMSKMKLLQPKMQEMKERYADDRQKLNQEMMQLYKKEKVNPLAGCLPIVFQIPIFFSLYKTLFVTIEMRHAPFFGWIHDLSAPDPLGVLTLFGTIDWSVPASLHILNIGIWPLIMGFTMWLQQRLNPSPADPVQAKVFMFMPIIFTFMLGRFPAGLVIYWATNNTLSIIQQWLIMKRMGVAIGGGKAEAS; encoded by the coding sequence ATGGACCAAAAAAACGTTGTTCTCGCTGTCGTATTGTCCATCGCCATTCTTGTGGGGTGGAACCTCTACGAACAATCGCAGGTGAAGGACTTGCCGCCGCCGCAGGAAACTGCGGAAGGCACCGCAACGCCTGCCCCCGCGTCCGCATCCAACGCCCAGGCAACGACGCAGCCGCAGGTTGGCGGAGCCGCCACGGCAGTTGCCCGTGACCGCAAGGACGTTCTGGTGGAAACGCCGCGTGTGACCATCAAGGCGCCGAAACTGTCCGGGTCGATCAATCTGAAAGGCGCCCGGGTCGATGACCTGACCTTGAGCGAATATGAGGTCGATCTGGACCATCCCGACGATAAGGTTGTCCTGTTGCAGCCCGCCGGTAGCCAGAACCCTTATTTCGTGAATTTCAACTGGTGGCTCGACAAGGGTTTCACCGCCCCGGACAATAACACGGTCTGGACGGCGGATTCCGACACCCTCGCCCCGGGCAAGCCGGTCACCCTGTCCTGGACCAACCCGCAGGGCGTTACCTTCCAGCAGATTCTGGGCCTGGACGACGACTATATGTTCTCGGTCAAACAGCGCATCGTGAACAACAGCGGCAAGCCGGTTCAGGCGGCGCCCTATGGTCTGATTTCGCGCATCGGCACACCCAAGGTTCTGGGCTATTACCTTCTGCATGAAGGCATGCTGGGCGTCTTCAACGACAAGTTGGAAGAAATCAAATACAAAGACCTGAAAGACGAACCAACTGCGAAAAACGATACGACCGGTGGCTGGCTCGGTATCACCGACAAATATTGGCTGACGGCTCTGGTTCCGGATCAGAAGTCTGACGTCAAGACCAGCTTCCGGGCGACGCCGCGCGGTGACGATTTCTCTTATCAGGCGGACTTCCTGGCGCCCGCAACGACGATTGCAGCCGGTGCCACGCAGGAAATGGGCAGCCATTTCTTCGCCGGTGCGAAGAAAAAGTCTCTGCTTGATCAGTATGCCGAAGAATACCAGATCCCGAAATTCGACCTGGCAATCGACTTTGGTTATCTCTACTTCCTGACCAAGCCGATTTTCTACGCCATTCACTGGTTGCACAGCTTCCTGGGTAACTTCGGTCTGGCGATCATCGTGCTGACCTTTGGTATCAAGGCGTTGCTGTTCCCGCTGGCGAACAAGTCCTACCGTTCCATGAGCAAGATGAAATTGCTGCAGCCCAAGATGCAGGAGATGAAGGAACGTTACGCGGATGACCGTCAGAAGCTGAATCAGGAAATGATGCAGCTTTACAAGAAGGAAAAGGTCAATCCGCTGGCCGGTTGTCTGCCGATCGTGTTCCAGATTCCGATCTTCTTCTCGCTCTATAAGACACTCTTTGTGACCATTGAAATGCGTCATGCGCCGTTCTTCGGCTGGATTCATGACCTGTCCGCGCCGGACCCGCTGGGTGTTCTGACGCTGTTCGGCACGATTGACTGGAGCGTCCCGGCGAGCCTGCATATCCTGAATATCGGGATCTGGCCGTTGATCATGGGCTTCACCATGTGGCTGCAACAGCGCCTCAATCCGTCGCCCGCCGACCCGGTCCAGGCCAAGGTGTTTATGTTCATGCCGATCATCTTCACCTTCATGCTGGGTCGTTTCCCCGCCGGTCTGGTGATCTACTGGGCAACGAACAACACGCTGTCGATTATCCAGCAATGGTTGATCATGAAGCGGATGGGTGTTGCCATCGGTGGTGGCAAGGCGGAAGCATCCTAA
- a CDS encoding DUF2336 domain-containing protein, whose amino-acid sequence MSPQNKYIPSHPKIPNRLDYETASHLARDDNANVRKALADHPDCPPEVLYYLAEDDDIGVRRSVACNVKTPRKADLLLTGDDNPDVRFDLAGKIARVTPNLPEDKRRTVYKLTVDILAALADDQLERVRLILSETLKDMPNAPRDIVKKLASDDIHAVAEPVLKFSPVLTEADLIDIIYSAPVQGALSSISQRSTVTESVADAIVEKGSERDITYLLENPKAAISDKSLDNILERAPEVEDWHKPLTRRPALSSKTVQRLASFVAMNLLDDMQKRLDLDDDTLVILAQAVETRIADQSDQGDDNNGIDWGSDNAVLKHAQELHKRGKLTAEVIEEAFDEGKRQFVVAAVSVLSGLDTAIIAETFGAQRPRRTLAICWKAGLSAHFARLVQVQMGRVRPDRVIGPTDEGDFALTPNELTGLLKEL is encoded by the coding sequence TTGAGCCCGCAAAACAAATATATTCCCAGCCATCCGAAAATTCCCAACCGGTTGGACTATGAAACCGCAAGCCATCTGGCGCGCGATGACAATGCAAACGTCCGCAAGGCCCTGGCCGACCATCCCGACTGTCCGCCGGAAGTTCTCTATTATCTGGCGGAGGACGATGACATAGGCGTACGGCGGTCCGTTGCCTGCAATGTCAAAACGCCCCGCAAGGCAGACCTGCTTCTGACCGGCGACGACAATCCCGACGTCCGGTTTGACCTGGCTGGCAAGATTGCGCGGGTAACGCCCAACCTGCCGGAGGACAAGCGCCGCACCGTTTATAAGCTGACGGTGGATATTCTGGCGGCATTGGCCGACGATCAGCTCGAGCGGGTGCGCCTCATCCTCTCCGAGACATTGAAGGACATGCCCAACGCCCCGCGCGACATTGTCAAAAAACTCGCCAGTGATGACATACATGCTGTTGCGGAGCCGGTACTTAAATTCTCTCCCGTCCTGACGGAGGCGGACCTTATCGACATCATTTACAGCGCCCCCGTCCAAGGCGCGCTGTCGTCCATTTCACAACGAAGCACGGTCACCGAGAGTGTGGCCGACGCAATCGTCGAAAAAGGCAGCGAGCGGGATATTACCTACCTGCTGGAAAACCCCAAAGCCGCCATCAGTGACAAATCCCTGGACAATATCCTTGAGCGCGCGCCTGAAGTCGAAGACTGGCACAAGCCTCTGACGCGACGCCCGGCGCTCTCTTCAAAAACTGTTCAACGGTTGGCCAGTTTCGTCGCCATGAACCTTCTGGACGACATGCAGAAGCGCCTCGACCTCGACGACGATACGCTGGTGATACTCGCGCAGGCGGTGGAAACGCGCATCGCGGACCAGAGCGACCAGGGCGATGACAATAACGGTATCGACTGGGGCTCCGACAATGCCGTCCTGAAACATGCCCAGGAACTGCACAAACGTGGGAAGCTGACGGCTGAGGTCATTGAAGAGGCCTTCGACGAGGGCAAGCGGCAGTTTGTTGTGGCGGCGGTGTCTGTTCTCAGTGGCCTGGATACTGCAATCATCGCGGAAACCTTTGGCGCGCAACGACCACGGCGAACCCTCGCCATCTGCTGGAAGGCAGGCCTGAGCGCGCATTTTGCGCGTCTGGTTCAGGTCCAGATGGGCCGGGTCAGGCCGGACAGGGTCATCGGCCCCACAGATGAGGGCGACTTCGCCCTCACGCCGAATGAATTAACCGGACTATTGAAAGAACTGTAG
- a CDS encoding LysE family transporter: MDTWESQILVVAGVTILAVISPGPDFAVTSRNSLMHGRAAGLATAAGIACGVSVHVTYTLLGLGYILAKADWLLDILRYGGAAYLVYLGVSAFLKQRTTAQSAMQQDDQPLRISRFQMFRNGFLCNAFNPKTALFFIALFSQAVAPTTPMPAQMAFGLFIALAHLVWFSIVAGLLTHPTLQAWFGRIKTGLERVIGLCLVGLGVKLALS, encoded by the coding sequence ATGGATACTTGGGAAAGCCAAATCCTCGTCGTCGCAGGCGTTACTATTCTGGCAGTGATCAGCCCCGGCCCCGACTTTGCCGTAACCAGCCGCAACAGCCTGATGCATGGCCGGGCGGCGGGCCTGGCAACCGCCGCGGGGATTGCCTGCGGTGTGTCGGTGCATGTGACCTACACCCTGCTGGGCCTGGGCTACATACTGGCGAAGGCGGACTGGCTGCTGGACATCCTGCGCTATGGCGGGGCGGCCTATCTCGTCTATCTGGGGGTCAGCGCCTTCCTGAAGCAGCGTACGACAGCACAGAGCGCCATGCAGCAGGACGACCAGCCCTTACGCATTTCCCGGTTTCAGATGTTCCGGAACGGCTTTCTGTGTAATGCCTTCAATCCCAAGACGGCGCTATTCTTCATCGCGCTTTTCAGTCAGGCGGTTGCCCCGACAACACCGATGCCGGCACAGATGGCTTTTGGCTTATTCATCGCGCTTGCCCATCTGGTCTGGTTTTCCATTGTCGCGGGCCTTTTGACCCACCCGACGCTGCAAGCCTGGTTCGGCCGCATCAAAACCGGCCTTGAGCGTGTGATCGGCCTGTGCCTCGTCGGGTTGGGGGTAAAACTGGCTCTGTCCTGA
- a CDS encoding pyrimidine 5'-nucleotidase has protein sequence MPDTKQAMLDGMSEADWKALLATETWVFDLDNTLYPQRCNLFAQIDRKMGDFISRFLGIDYDEARVIQKRYFKEHGTTLNGLMHHHDMAPKEFLDFVHDIDYSPVLQDDRLDKALEELPGRKIVFTNGTVDHAKATLAQLGIGGHFDAIFDIVASNYIPKPNPEPYAALIKAYDIDPSKAVMVEDMAKNLKEPARLGMTTVWVRTSEEWSSMGSEGGHVHHITDDLSDWLHALVHGDYGL, from the coding sequence GTGCCGGATACAAAACAAGCGATGCTGGATGGGATGAGTGAGGCCGACTGGAAGGCTCTGTTGGCGACGGAGACCTGGGTCTTCGACCTGGACAACACGCTTTACCCGCAGCGCTGTAACCTGTTTGCCCAGATCGACCGGAAAATGGGTGATTTCATCAGTCGTTTTCTGGGGATTGACTATGACGAGGCGCGTGTCATCCAGAAACGCTATTTCAAGGAACATGGCACGACCCTGAACGGCCTCATGCACCATCATGACATGGCGCCGAAGGAATTCCTCGATTTCGTCCATGATATCGACTATTCGCCGGTGTTGCAGGATGACCGTCTGGACAAGGCGCTGGAGGAATTGCCGGGCCGGAAGATCGTCTTCACCAACGGCACCGTGGATCACGCCAAAGCCACACTGGCGCAACTGGGTATTGGCGGGCATTTCGACGCGATTTTCGATATCGTGGCCTCCAACTATATCCCCAAACCCAACCCGGAACCCTATGCGGCGCTGATCAAGGCCTATGACATCGACCCGTCCAAGGCGGTAATGGTCGAGGATATGGCGAAAAACTTGAAGGAACCGGCGCGTCTCGGTATGACCACTGTGTGGGTGCGTACCTCCGAGGAATGGTCCAGCATGGGGTCCGAAGGCGGGCATGTGCATCACATTACCGACGACCTGTCGGACTGGTTGCACGCGCTGGTGCATGGAGACTACGGTCTCTGA
- the rnpA gene encoding ribonuclease P protein component, with amino-acid sequence MSPAVERLKRRPEFLRVAGARRSAAMPGLVLQARKSIAPTEAVRIGFTASKKVGKAVTRNRARRRLKAVAAMVMPVHAEPGHDYVLIARGATPDRPYDALVRDLNKALKRLKLWRDEGTEAGVDSTQPKT; translated from the coding sequence ATGTCTCCCGCCGTCGAAAGACTGAAGCGGCGGCCGGAGTTTTTGCGCGTGGCCGGTGCCCGGCGCAGCGCTGCCATGCCGGGTCTGGTTCTCCAGGCCCGCAAGTCTATTGCGCCAACCGAAGCAGTCCGGATCGGATTCACCGCCAGCAAAAAAGTTGGCAAGGCGGTGACCCGAAACCGGGCGCGTCGGCGTTTAAAGGCAGTGGCCGCCATGGTCATGCCGGTTCATGCCGAACCCGGGCATGACTATGTCCTCATCGCCAGAGGGGCGACACCGGACCGGCCTTACGACGCCCTCGTTCGGGACTTAAACAAGGCCCTCAAACGTCTGAAGCTTTGGCGGGACGAGGGAACAGAGGCAGGAGTGGACTCCACTCAGCCCAAGACATGA
- a CDS encoding Crp/Fnr family transcriptional regulator, with translation MNSRTNNFSPAAFDMTQKPATRENSAEGLSPCAACAVRDLSLCNVLDEDELSMLASIVTSLEVPARAPIIDEGESADYLFNVTGGAVKLFKLLADGRRQITGFLFPGDFLGIAMNETYAYSAEAVSPVKLCRFPRAKLENMLDRFPHLEKRLLGMASNELAQAQDQMLLLGRKTAKEKLCSFLVSLARRAERRGDEPGPIYVPMSRADIGDYLGLTTETVSRTFTNLKRDGIIRLREGGMVEIPDFDHLEELADGI, from the coding sequence GTGAATAGTCGCACCAACAACTTCTCCCCTGCTGCATTCGACATGACGCAAAAGCCGGCCACGCGGGAAAATTCCGCCGAAGGGCTGAGCCCCTGCGCGGCCTGCGCGGTTCGCGATCTGTCGCTGTGCAATGTTCTGGACGAAGACGAACTGTCGATGCTGGCCAGCATCGTCACGTCGTTGGAAGTGCCCGCACGCGCGCCGATCATCGACGAAGGGGAATCCGCCGATTATCTCTTCAATGTGACCGGCGGCGCGGTAAAACTGTTCAAGCTGTTGGCCGATGGCCGACGGCAGATCACGGGTTTTCTGTTCCCCGGCGATTTCCTCGGCATTGCCATGAACGAGACCTACGCCTATTCGGCAGAGGCCGTGAGCCCGGTCAAGCTGTGCCGCTTCCCGCGCGCCAAGTTGGAAAATATGCTGGACCGTTTTCCCCATCTGGAAAAACGTCTTCTGGGCATGGCGTCCAACGAACTGGCGCAGGCGCAGGATCAGATGCTGTTGCTGGGCCGGAAGACGGCCAAGGAAAAGCTGTGTTCCTTCCTTGTTTCCCTTGCGCGCCGCGCGGAACGCCGTGGTGACGAACCCGGCCCGATCTATGTTCCGATGAGCCGTGCCGATATCGGGGACTATCTCGGACTGACGACCGAAACGGTCAGCCGGACCTTCACCAACCTCAAACGCGACGGCATCATTCGTCTGCGTGAAGGCGGCATGGTGGAAATTCCCGATTTCGATCATCTGGAAGAACTGGCCGACGGTATCTAG
- a CDS encoding LysR substrate-binding domain-containing protein, which produces MSLRRELPPMGALVGFEAAGRLESITLAARELNLTHGAVSRSVQQLEQFFGFPLFERRNRRIFLTRKGRLLSGRLTDLLQQLGAVVDTVRQEGEDEVLVLSCEPTLSMRWLMPRLAEIDRDVRDTTVQLRTAGGGIDLAKQGVDLAIRRSDFQWPEHYHATPLVREMVGPVCHPDYWARVKGDMGQVTLLHTKTRPDAWRDWSRNAQPLQHNGRERVFDHFYFSLQAAVAGLGIAIGPSLMVQEDIDAGHLIAPFGFDYSGCDYVALSLRPLDGRGKLAELVEWLKTHIPGEAEAC; this is translated from the coding sequence ATGAGCCTGCGTCGGGAGTTGCCGCCAATGGGGGCCCTTGTCGGATTTGAGGCCGCGGGGAGGCTGGAAAGCATTACCTTGGCCGCGAGGGAGTTGAACCTGACCCATGGGGCTGTCAGCCGTTCAGTTCAGCAGCTTGAACAATTTTTCGGTTTTCCTTTATTCGAGCGCCGCAATCGCAGGATATTCCTTACAAGGAAAGGACGTTTGCTGTCCGGTCGCCTGACCGACCTGTTGCAGCAGTTGGGGGCCGTGGTCGATACGGTACGTCAGGAGGGTGAGGATGAGGTGCTGGTGCTGTCCTGTGAGCCGACATTGTCGATGCGCTGGCTTATGCCCCGACTGGCGGAAATAGACCGCGACGTCCGGGATACAACAGTTCAGCTTCGCACCGCCGGTGGCGGCATCGACCTGGCGAAGCAGGGTGTCGATCTGGCAATCCGGCGGTCGGATTTTCAATGGCCGGAGCATTATCATGCCACACCACTGGTCCGCGAGATGGTGGGGCCGGTTTGTCATCCCGACTATTGGGCCCGTGTGAAGGGCGATATGGGGCAGGTGACATTGTTGCATACAAAGACCCGGCCCGATGCCTGGCGGGATTGGTCAAGGAATGCGCAGCCGCTTCAGCACAACGGGCGGGAACGCGTCTTCGACCATTTTTACTTTTCGCTGCAGGCCGCCGTCGCCGGGCTGGGGATTGCGATCGGTCCCTCCCTGATGGTGCAGGAAGACATCGACGCGGGCCATCTTATCGCCCCGTTCGGCTTCGACTATTCGGGGTGCGATTATGTTGCCCTGTCGCTTCGGCCACTCGACGGGCGCGGCAAACTTGCAGAGCTTGTCGAGTGGCTGAAAACCCATATTCCGGGAGAGGCCGAAGCCTGCTAG
- the argB gene encoding acetylglutamate kinase, translated as MDKTKRRLEWLEKAGLLTEALPYMRRYSGETLIIKYGGHAMGDETLSKKFARDIVLLKQVGINPIIVHGGGPQIGAMLKRIQKESEFVDGLRVTDEETVTIAEMVLCGNINKQIVAALQAEGGRAVGIAGKDAGLIRARKLTRTKKDPDSNIEQVLDLGFVGEPTTVDPSILNLLTDSEFIPVIAPIGWGEDGHTYNINADTAAGAIAGAVGARRLYLLTDIAGVLDKQGELIRDMNLSRARELMTDGTLSGGMIPKVETCIHAIEEGAEAAAILDGRHAHTILLEIFTELGAGTMIWGDDKPLG; from the coding sequence ATGGACAAAACGAAACGGCGCCTGGAATGGTTGGAAAAGGCAGGCCTGCTGACAGAGGCGCTGCCCTATATGCGCCGCTATAGCGGGGAAACCCTGATCATCAAATATGGCGGCCATGCCATGGGCGACGAGACGCTTTCCAAGAAATTCGCACGCGACATCGTTTTGCTGAAACAGGTGGGAATCAACCCCATAATCGTCCACGGCGGCGGACCGCAGATCGGGGCGATGCTGAAGCGTATCCAGAAGGAAAGCGAATTCGTGGATGGCCTGCGGGTGACGGATGAGGAAACCGTCACGATTGCCGAAATGGTCCTGTGCGGTAACATCAACAAGCAAATCGTCGCCGCCCTGCAGGCCGAAGGTGGCCGGGCGGTGGGGATCGCGGGCAAGGATGCGGGCCTGATCCGGGCGCGCAAACTGACCCGTACCAAGAAGGACCCCGATTCCAATATCGAACAGGTTCTGGACCTGGGTTTTGTCGGTGAGCCGACCACGGTTGATCCGTCCATTTTGAATCTTTTGACGGATTCGGAATTCATTCCGGTAATCGCGCCGATTGGCTGGGGCGAGGACGGCCACACCTACAATATCAATGCTGATACCGCCGCTGGTGCGATTGCAGGCGCGGTGGGGGCGCGTCGCCTCTATCTGCTGACCGATATCGCGGGCGTCCTGGACAAACAGGGCGAGTTGATCCGCGATATGAACCTCAGCCGCGCGCGGGAACTGATGACCGACGGCACCCTGTCCGGCGGCATGATCCCCAAGGTCGAAACCTGCATCCATGCCATTGAGGAAGGGGCAGAGGCCGCTGCCATCCTGGATGGCCGCCACGCCCATACCATTCTGCTGGAAATCTTTACCGAACTTGGGGCAGGGACAATGATCTGGGGCGACGACAAGCCGCTCGGCTAG
- a CDS encoding TVP38/TMEM64 family protein, which produces MTMAAPGKETGKRNGFTIRRLWPVFLLIAGLILFFALDLNQYFSAEMLRENREVLLQLVDSHRFLVVACFMVLYAIVVIFSLPGGAVMTLAGGFMFGTVEASLYVIVAATAGATALFLVAKTSLGDPLHQKAGPWLDRLEKGFHENELSYLLFLRLVPAFPFFVVNLVPAFLGVSLRTYVIGTFFGIIPGTVVYANVGSGLGSIFDAGDDISLQTVLSPEILIALTLLGLLALVPAAVKKFRHRAGKP; this is translated from the coding sequence ATGACCATGGCAGCGCCAGGGAAAGAAACCGGTAAGCGGAACGGATTTACAATAAGACGCCTGTGGCCCGTCTTCCTGCTGATCGCCGGCCTGATCCTTTTTTTCGCACTGGACCTCAATCAGTATTTCAGCGCGGAAATGCTGCGCGAAAACCGCGAAGTCCTGTTACAACTGGTCGATAGCCACCGCTTCCTGGTGGTAGCCTGCTTCATGGTTCTCTATGCAATCGTCGTTATATTCTCCCTGCCGGGTGGCGCCGTCATGACGCTGGCGGGCGGCTTCATGTTCGGGACGGTCGAGGCAAGCCTTTATGTCATTGTCGCCGCCACAGCCGGGGCAACGGCTCTCTTTCTTGTCGCCAAAACCTCTCTGGGAGACCCGCTGCACCAGAAAGCGGGTCCCTGGTTGGACAGGCTGGAGAAGGGCTTTCACGAGAATGAGCTGAGCTATCTGCTTTTCCTGCGCCTCGTTCCGGCCTTTCCGTTCTTTGTCGTGAACCTTGTCCCGGCCTTTCTGGGCGTATCGCTGCGCACCTATGTGATCGGCACCTTTTTCGGCATCATCCCCGGCACCGTGGTCTACGCCAATGTCGGCAGCGGCCTGGGGTCCATTTTCGATGCCGGGGACGATATTTCCCTGCAAACCGTCCTGTCGCCGGAAATTCTGATCGCCCTGACGCTGTTGGGACTTCTGGCCCTAGTCCCGGCGGCGGTAAAGAAATTCCGCCATCGCGCCGGAAAACCGTAA
- a CDS encoding sensor histidine kinase, which translates to MNEPEMNAGSSRTDSIWSWTVRSLSARLLILTIAFVMLAEVLIFAPSVANFRVTWINEKLGAGHLAILALDATPDGMVSEKLEMELLHQADAYSIAVQRVGAKLALINDMPPTVDASYDIRNTNAFMLIMDAFSTLFQVQDRKIRVVGRSPKDPTTVVDLIIDEAPLRDAMTAFAWRIFLLSLGISIFTASLVYLALQWFLVRPMRRMTRNMVRFAENPEDESRIIMPSRRRDEIGRAQQELADLQRGLHSILAQKEHLAALGTAVAKINHDLKGILSTALVVSDRLEQSEDPEVKRITPTLISSIDRAVALCTQTLDYVGTGTPPIRYQHFELGPVLEEVRQTLPNGAILSCEGLDRLELDADRDQVYRIFSNLARNAAEAGAEAITLVASPDHAPARDNNAIWIDVKDNGPGLPPRAQANLFKPFKGSARSGGTGLGLAIARELIRAHGGDIEMLETGATGTTFRLCLPKKGGHTRA; encoded by the coding sequence ATGAATGAACCGGAAATGAATGCAGGCAGCTCCCGCACGGACAGCATATGGTCCTGGACAGTCCGCAGCCTGTCTGCGCGCCTGCTGATTTTAACGATTGCCTTTGTGATGCTGGCCGAAGTCCTGATCTTCGCGCCATCGGTCGCCAATTTCCGCGTCACCTGGATCAACGAGAAACTGGGGGCCGGCCATCTGGCCATTCTTGCCCTTGATGCAACGCCGGACGGCATGGTGTCGGAAAAGCTGGAGATGGAGCTGTTGCACCAGGCGGATGCCTACAGCATCGCGGTTCAGCGCGTCGGCGCAAAGCTGGCGCTGATCAACGACATGCCGCCCACGGTTGACGCCTCATACGATATCCGCAACACCAATGCCTTCATGCTCATCATGGATGCCTTTTCCACCCTGTTTCAGGTTCAGGACCGGAAAATCAGGGTGGTCGGCAGGTCGCCCAAAGACCCGACGACCGTGGTCGACCTGATCATCGACGAAGCGCCGTTACGTGACGCCATGACCGCCTTTGCCTGGCGTATTTTCCTGTTGTCGCTAGGCATTTCAATCTTTACGGCAAGCCTGGTCTATCTGGCGCTGCAATGGTTTCTGGTCCGTCCCATGCGCCGCATGACCCGCAACATGGTGCGATTCGCGGAAAACCCGGAAGACGAAAGCCGAATTATAATGCCCAGCCGCCGACGCGACGAAATCGGGCGGGCACAGCAGGAACTGGCCGACCTGCAACGCGGGCTGCACTCCATTCTCGCACAAAAGGAACATCTGGCTGCCCTGGGGACCGCGGTCGCCAAGATCAATCACGACCTGAAGGGCATCCTGTCCACGGCGCTGGTCGTATCCGACCGGCTGGAGCAATCTGAGGACCCTGAGGTAAAGCGCATCACGCCGACACTGATCTCTTCCATCGACCGGGCCGTGGCCCTGTGCACGCAAACACTGGACTATGTCGGGACGGGCACGCCGCCAATCCGCTATCAGCATTTCGAACTTGGCCCCGTTCTGGAGGAGGTCAGGCAGACCCTGCCCAACGGGGCAATCCTGTCCTGCGAGGGACTGGACCGGCTGGAACTGGACGCAGACCGGGATCAGGTCTACCGCATTTTCAGTAACCTCGCACGCAATGCAGCCGAGGCCGGTGCGGAAGCGATAACCCTCGTCGCCAGCCCCGATCACGCCCCCGCACGGGACAACAACGCCATCTGGATCGACGTGAAGGACAATGGGCCGGGCCTGCCGCCCCGCGCACAGGCAAACCTCTTCAAGCCGTTCAAAGGGTCTGCGCGGTCCGGCGGGACAGGATTGGGCCTGGCCATCGCCCGCGAATTGATCCGCGCCCACGGCGGCGACATTGAAATGCTGGAAACCGGCGCCACAGGCACCACATTCCGCCTTTGCCTTCCAAAGAAGGGAGGCCATACAAGGGCTTAG
- the rpmH gene encoding 50S ribosomal protein L34, protein MKRTYQPSQLVRKRRHGFRARMATKAGRQVLANRRAKGRKRLSA, encoded by the coding sequence GTGAAACGCACTTACCAGCCGAGCCAGCTCGTTCGCAAGCGCCGCCATGGCTTCCGTGCACGCATGGCCACCAAAGCCGGCCGCCAGGTTCTGGCAAACCGCCGCGCTAAAGGCCGCAAGCGTCTGTCCGCCTAA